CTATTTATATCTTATTTGATAAACTATGAAATATCGAATCAAAATAGCAATTAGTTTGGATTGAACATAATAAATCAAAATAATAAATCAAAAGCGGGACTAAGTTTGCTGAGAAATTAACCACCAATCAGACACTCTATTAAGTTTTAAAATAATTTCTCTAAATTCGTCACTATCTTCTATGAGTGTCACGGAAGAAATATTATAAAGAGGTATGAGAGTTCAGAGATTTGGATGGACAAAAAATCTGGATTCAAGGAATGCCCCAGATGCGGCTTACGAAATAAGCCATCCACGGCCCAGTGTGATTTCTGCGGTTGGGAGTTTCGTGACGTGGCAGATGAGTGGATATCTCATGTTCAAATACTTGAAAGAATGAATAGACCTGCTGACTCAATCGTTCTTGATGATGAAGTATCAAGAAAGATAGAGTCAACAATTATTCGAACCGCAAGAGATGACCAAAACGTTAAGCCTTTGATAAACAAATCGGATTCTATAACATCTACACCCCCATCAAACAAGCTAGATATTGATTCCTCAGAAATAATAAGATCGAATGAGTCGACAAGTGTTCAACAAGATGAGCTCGAATCAAGCGCTAAAGCGGAAGATATGGACATTCGTGCCTTCGTAGAAACAATGATCGGAGAACCCGTAACTGCTCAAGCCGCTGCGGCAGTGAATTCAACCATATCCGAAGCAGTCGTGGTAGATCCACAGAAGTTGGAAACGAAAAGTGCAGAAAGCTATGTCGAGGTGCAGCAAGAATATGGTTTTCCATTTTATATAGATAGGTTTTTATTGGGAATTGGCGTGGTGATATATGTAATTGCCCTAATTCTTTATTCGATGTCTTATGTTGATGTACCTATAGGATGGGCACTTTCAATTGCTGGAGCCTTGACATTGACTATAGGCGTGAGTATGGCTTATGAAAGGTTTACTAAAAAATCTTCAAGTTTTGATAAAAAAATATACAATAATGCTAAGGTTGTAGAAGAAGTTATAATATGCCCTCGGTGCCATGAAGAAGTGGAAGAAACAGATGAGCGTTGTCCATCTTGCGGAGCTGCTTTTTCTCATTGAATGTAAGTGATATTATGAAGATCATTTGGCATGGCCATGCATGCTTTGAGATTCAAGCGGAAAAGATTGTTTTATTGGATCCCCATGATGGAAAATCATTGGGAATAAAGGCTCCTGTCAGCAGACCTGATATTGTTTTAATTAGCCACGACCATTTTGATCATAACGCTGTGCGGGTTGTAAAAGGAGATTATGCAGTAGTTAAAGAACGCGGCGAGCATGAAATAAAGGGGATAAGGATACGCGGAATCGAAGCGTATCATGACGAGGTGCGTGGTTCGAAACGCGGAAAAATTAACTTATTCCGCTTCGAGGTTGGAGGTGCAAAGTTCCTTCACTGCGGCGATTTAGGACATATTCTAGGTAGGAAAGAACTAGAAGCCATTGGTGAGATAGATATTGCATTCATTCCCGTAGGAGGAGTGTTCACCTTGAATGGTTCTCAAGCCAAAGAATTGGTGGACATAATGAAACCTAAGGTCGTAATACCGATGCATTACAGATATGGTGGACTATCATTGTCCATTCAAACCATCGATGATTTCCTTAAAAAAATACCGCAGGATAAAATTATAAAGGTAGGCAATGAAATCGAATTAACACCTGAAGAGCTTCCTAAAGAAACTGAATATTGGGTGTTTTCACCATAGATATAAATAAATTATCATGGATTTAAATAAAATTTCAATGTTCGAAATATATAAATATAAAAAATTTATTATTAAAACCTACAAAATTTACTCATGTAATTTAAATTATATCCAGCGCATCTTCAACGCGCCCTAATTCGATTGGCGTGGATTTATTCCCTACCACCGCTCCCTTACTATTGGCTATCATGCATGCACCAACCATTGGTGCACCATAATTCAAAGTGCCTATTGACACAGGCACCTTAAGCATGTCTTTTATTAACGCTATTTCATCTGGAGAAGCAGAAGGATGGCAAAGTACTCCTTTATTTGTGGCCGTACAAACAGAGCCTACAGTCCTATGCTCCGCAATCATCATCTGATCGACCGGGACCTGTAGCGTCTCCTCAATTCCTTTAATCGTTCTCTTCGATAAGTCTGGATTAGCTACACACCCGAAATCATTAGCAAGTATGTTATTTCCAGAGGCATTAACCTTATCCTCTATACGAAAAACTGGTAAAAAAGCCGAAATCGCTTCCATTTCTAGACTCGTTGTCATATTGGAAACGACGGCACCGTATGAGTTCATCGAAAGTAAGGAACCTATTAAATTCGTTCCAGCTAGACTTACACGATGAGTTTCTACATCAAGCGCCTGTTGAATGTCTTTCATTAAAGAAATCGGCGCATCTTTAGGAACGAATGCTACAAACTCATTCGCTGCCGCATAAACGCCGATATATGGATTTCCGTTATAATGGCTGAGTCGTATCATCTAGTCTAGCTCATTCATTCGGGCAAAGATACCTCAACCAGCCCGTCTTCGAATTTCACCGCTTTAATTCTAAGCCTCGACGGCGGCTTCTGAATACCTCTGGACCAGAGAACTTCATTCACCTGCTGGTCCATCCAAACGTCTTCAGGCCTTGCTTTCATGTGTTTTGCTACGTAATCTCGGATTTCTGAGACAGCCTTTTTTGCCTTCTTGGATCGGGGTGAGGCTTTCGTGACCTTGAGTGGTACGTTCATTATTTTCTCCTCTTCTACCATGCCATCACTCCTTTAATTTGCTCTGGCGCCAATTCCTGCGATGCGGGTGGCGTTGGACATTTCTATTCGTTCTTAAAATAACCCAACTAGGAACTCTGCGATTTTGCTTCACTTTACGATTTAGCCGCATCTTCATTGCCGGGGGTTTATTACGCGTCATTAACGTCACAACCTCTCTATCTTGATCTCCCTTTTCCTGGGCGCCACTCGCCTTAATATCTCCTTAAGTGTAGAATCATCTATTTGTTGCTGGATTCTTCCTGTCTGCACCAGCCCGATGAGCTGATCCTCAACCAAACGAGCGATTTCAGGGTATGCCATCTTCAAGTTAGATAATCGATCTCGTGCTTGTGGAGTCAGTATCTGGCGCATAATGGCTTGGCGCTGCATTTCAATTTGACGCTGTTGCTCCTGCGCCATAGCTTGCGCCTCCTGCTGTCTTTGAAGTTCCGCCAATTTGCGGCGGCGCAGTTCCTCAAGTTCAGCGTCATCCATATTCATCACGCTCATCATTTTAACCTGTCTGCAACTTCTTTAGCTGCAGCGTCAAGTAATTTTTGTCCTTTGGGGGTCAATATTCTACCCTTATTCTTGTTTTTTGCAACTAGCCCTGCAGCCTCAAGCTGCATAATGCTTTTTCTGACTATGTTCCGAGATCCCTTAACCGCTCGGTTTGGTTTCGAGCCCCGATCAGCAAATCCACCATATTCCTCAGCCAATCTTGAGGTGCCTATCGGACCTTTTATAGCAACCTTCCTTAGTATTGAAGCTGAACGAGTGTACCACCAATCTTTTTGGACTGGTGCCTTCTCTGTATGCCTCCCTGTTTTTACGAATTCTGCCCACTCTGGTGGTTTAATGAATTCTATATCCCTTAATTTGGATGCTACCTTGGCTATTAGCTCCTCTGCAGGGACGTCATGCACTGTAACCATTCTAATCTACCTCTGGCGTTGAGTGTAACTCTCCCAACAACCGGACAACTGTGCGCCTAATCATCTACTTATATTAAAGAGTTGCGCAGTCTAGATTCCATATGGATTGCTTATTCATATCTTGCATATTCAAATACTTCACGCTCAATGAAGATGCGTGCGATATTTAGTAGCAATCACAGGTAGCTCCGGCGTGGTATACGGAGTCAGATTGCTTCGTTG
This genomic stretch from Methanomassiliicoccales archaeon harbors:
- a CDS encoding translation initiation factor IF-6; translation: MIRLSHYNGNPYIGVYAAANEFVAFVPKDAPISLMKDIQQALDVETHRVSLAGTNLIGSLLSMNSYGAVVSNMTTSLEMEAISAFLPVFRIEDKVNASGNNILANDFGCVANPDLSKRTIKGIEETLQVPVDQMMIAEHRTVGSVCTATNKGVLCHPSASPDEIALIKDMLKVPVSIGTLNYGAPMVGACMIANSKGAVVGNKSTPIELGRVEDALDII
- a CDS encoding 30S ribosomal protein S19e yields the protein MVTVHDVPAEELIAKVASKLRDIEFIKPPEWAEFVKTGRHTEKAPVQKDWWYTRSASILRKVAIKGPIGTSRLAEEYGGFADRGSKPNRAVKGSRNIVRKSIMQLEAAGLVAKNKNKGRILTPKGQKLLDAAAKEVADRLK
- a CDS encoding 50S ribosomal protein L39e, which gives rise to MTRNKPPAMKMRLNRKVKQNRRVPSWVILRTNRNVQRHPHRRNWRQSKLKE
- a CDS encoding MBL fold metallo-hydrolase; amino-acid sequence: MKIIWHGHACFEIQAEKIVLLDPHDGKSLGIKAPVSRPDIVLISHDHFDHNAVRVVKGDYAVVKERGEHEIKGIRIRGIEAYHDEVRGSKRGKINLFRFEVGGAKFLHCGDLGHILGRKELEAIGEIDIAFIPVGGVFTLNGSQAKELVDIMKPKVVIPMHYRYGGLSLSIQTIDDFLKKIPQDKIIKVGNEIELTPEELPKETEYWVFSP
- a CDS encoding 50S ribosomal protein L31e, producing the protein MVEEEKIMNVPLKVTKASPRSKKAKKAVSEIRDYVAKHMKARPEDVWMDQQVNEVLWSRGIQKPPSRLRIKAVKFEDGLVEVSLPE
- a CDS encoding DNA-binding protein, with product MNMDDAELEELRRRKLAELQRQQEAQAMAQEQQRQIEMQRQAIMRQILTPQARDRLSNLKMAYPEIARLVEDQLIGLVQTGRIQQQIDDSTLKEILRRVAPRKREIKIERL